TTGCAGCCGACACCTTTGAAGTGGGCCAGAAGGTTGATGTTTCTGGCAACACCAAGGGCAAGGGCTTCGCAGGTGTGATGAAGCGTCACGGCTTTGCAGGTGGCCCAGCATCACACGGCGCTCACAAGATCCACCGCAAGCCCGGTTCAATCGGTGCTTGTGCGACTCCTGGTCGCATCTTCCGCGGACAGCGCATGGCTGGCCGCATGGGTGGAGAAAAGCGCACGGTCCAGAACCTGATTGTTCAGGGCGTCGACACAGAACGTGGCCTCCTGCTGATCAAGGGTGCTATTCCCGGCCCTCGTAAGGCTGTTGTCATGGTTCGTACCGCTGTGAAGGGGGCCTGAGCATGGCGAAGAACATCACCGTAGGTGAAGATCGTAAGGTTCCTGTCTACGACGCCGAGGGCGCAAAGACGAAGGCAACCGTTGTTCTCCCGGCGTCGATTTTCGACGTTGCTCTGAACATTCCACTTATCCACCAGGTCGTCGAGGCGCAGCGTGCTGCAGCCCGACAGGGAACCCACGCGACGAAGACTCGCTCGGAGGTTTCCGGCGGCGGTAAGAAGCCGTGGCGTCAGAAGGGTACAGGTCGCGCTCGTCAGGGTTCGATCCGCGCTCCCCAGTGGAAGGGTGGAGCTGTTGTCCACGGACCACAGCCGCGTGACTACTCGCAGCGCACACCCAAGAAGATGATTGCGGGCGCTCTGCGCTCTGCACTGTCGGATCGCGCTCGTAACGACGCGATTATCGTCTTCTCAAGCCTTGTGTCGTCTGATACTCCTTCCACGAAGGCAGCAATCGCGACACTGCGCGCAGTTACAGATGCCAAGAAGGTTCTGATCGTTATCGATCGTGAGCAGGCTGGAGCAGAGGTCGCTGTACGTTCTTTCAAGAACATTGAGGGCGTAGGCATCGTCTGGTCGGATCAGTTGAACACATATGACGTGGTTGATTCAGATCGCGTTGTGTTCACCGAAGCAGCCCTCGCCGCCTACATCGAGCGCATCAACAAGGCACGCGCCCACGCGGCACGAGAAATCGCTGAAGCGCAGGACGAGGTCGTTGAGTCCAAGGTCAAGGCGAAGAAGGAAGCGAAGGCCGACAAGACCACGGAGTCTTACGAAGCCGATCACGCCAAGAAGGAAGCCAAGACCGCTAAGGCCGAAGCTGCAAAAAAGGCTAAGGAGGACGACAAGTGAGCCTCGAAGCAACAAAGAATCCGCGTGACATCATCTTGAAGCCCGTCGTGACTGAGAAGTCATCACTGAGCCAGGATGAAGGAAAGTACACGTTTGAAGTTGACCCCAGGGCCAACAAGACGGAAATCAAGAACGCGATCGAAGATCTCTTTGGCGTGAAGGTTGAGAAGGTAGCGACTCAGAACCGTCAGGGCAAGGCTTTCCGCCGCCGTGATGGTCTTGGACGTCGCAAGAACGTCAAGCGTGCGATCGTCACTGTCCGCGAAGGTTCCATCGACATTTTCGGTGAGTCCGGGATCTAGAGCGCAGGGGTAGAAGAAATATGGCTATACGCAAATATAATCCGACGACTCCTGGTCGTCGCCACGGGAGCGTCTCAGACTTCTCTGAGATCACGCGCTCTTACCCTGAGAAGTCTCTGGTGCGTCCGATCACGAAGACTGGTGGACGTAACTCCTACGGACGAGTCACTTCCCGCCACCGCGGTGGCGGCCACAAGCGTGCGTACCGTTTGATTGACTTCAAGCGGAATGACAAAGATGGCGTACCAGCACGTGTTGCGCAGATCGAATACGATCCCAACCGCACTGCTAACATCGCTCTGCTGCACTACGCAGACGGAGAGAAGCGTTACATCATCGCTCCTCAGGGCGTGACGGTTGGAACGGTTATTGAGAACGGTCCTAAGGCCGATATCAAGCCGGGTAACAACCTGCCCATGCGCAACATTCCACTCGGTACTGTGATCCATGCTGTCGAGCTCAACGCTGGACAGGGAGCACGTTTGGC
This genomic stretch from Schaalia sp. JY-X169 harbors:
- the rplC gene encoding 50S ribosomal protein L3; translation: MTTDTKTAALLGRKLGMTQVWDEDGKVVPLTVVQVGKNVVTQVRTEENDGYSAVQIGFEDIDPRRVTKPLLGHFEKAGVTPKRHLAEFRTAAAADFAVGSELAADTFEVGQKVDVSGNTKGKGFAGVMKRHGFAGGPASHGAHKIHRKPGSIGACATPGRIFRGQRMAGRMGGEKRTVQNLIVQGVDTERGLLLIKGAIPGPRKAVVMVRTAVKGA
- the rplW gene encoding 50S ribosomal protein L23, with the translated sequence MSLEATKNPRDIILKPVVTEKSSLSQDEGKYTFEVDPRANKTEIKNAIEDLFGVKVEKVATQNRQGKAFRRRDGLGRRKNVKRAIVTVREGSIDIFGESGI
- the rplB gene encoding 50S ribosomal protein L2, which translates into the protein MAIRKYNPTTPGRRHGSVSDFSEITRSYPEKSLVRPITKTGGRNSYGRVTSRHRGGGHKRAYRLIDFKRNDKDGVPARVAQIEYDPNRTANIALLHYADGEKRYIIAPQGVTVGTVIENGPKADIKPGNNLPMRNIPLGTVIHAVELNAGQGARLARSAGSSIQLVAKEGRFAQLRLPSGEIRNVDVDCRATIGTVGNAEQGNISLGKAGRARWKGQRPKVRGVAMNPVDHPHGGGEGRTSGGRHPVSPWGKPEGRTRRPNKASDKQIVRRRRTGNKR